CAGCCGATGACATTTCGTGCCATAACCGACGACGATGCCTGCCCCAATGCGCAAGCTTTCACCTCATGCGCGAAATCCGTGACAACACCGTCAACCATCTTCAAATAGACAGTAACCGTCGACCCGCACAATTTTGAGTGAACAGTTGCTACCGCATCTGGGGCAGCAATTCGCCCTATGCGTTCGATATTCCCTGCAAATTCAAGGATACGTTTGTTGTAAACTTCGTCGATCATTTAGACAAACCTTCCGCCTCACCGGATAAAAACGTAAATTTGTCGCCCGGTTAACGTTTGAAGTTGCATTTTCCTGTCTATATAATAGGCAAGTCGTGACTGCGCCATGGACAGATTATCACATGGTTATGAGCAGCCGCACGATTATCCGTCCGGCAGCTTGGTGTTGCCGGATCAATACATCGCCCGCTCGCAAAGCGCATCGTTGTATTGTCCGTTTAACTCGTCTCCTCCTCGAAGGAGACTACTGGAGAATACTGATGGACGCTCGCATCCTTAAAATCGATGACGAATCCAATCTGCCCGCAGATTTGCCAAAGCCAACGCAGGCCGAAGCAGAAGCCGCTGTACGCACACTGCTTCGCTGGGCAGGAGATAATCCTGACCG
This sequence is a window from Ochrobactrum quorumnocens. Protein-coding genes within it:
- a CDS encoding iron-sulfur cluster assembly scaffold protein, encoding MIDEVYNKRILEFAGNIERIGRIAAPDAVATVHSKLCGSTVTVYLKMVDGVVTDFAHEVKACALGQASSSVMARNVIGCSSEELRAARDAMYKMLKENGPAPEGRLEDLKYFEPVREYRARHASTLLTFDAVVDCIRQIEEKVQAA